The following DNA comes from Novosphingobium sp. THN1.
CGGGTAAAACCGGGGTGGTCGAGCGTCATCGACAGGGCAATGCCGCCACCGAGCGAATTGCCAACGAGGCTCGCGCTGGTCACGCCATGCGCGACGAGTGCCTCGTAGACCGTGTCGGTGAACAGCTGCAGCGTGTAGTCGAGTCCTTCCGGCTTCGACGAGCCGCCGTAGCCGATCAGGTCGGGCAGGATCACACGATAGCCGGCATCGACAAAGGCATCGATGTTCTGGCGGAAGTTGGATGCGCCCGATGCGCCGGGGCCGCTGCCGTGCAGGAAGACGACCGCAGGCGCGGAAGGATCGCCCGCTTCGGCAATGACGATGTCGTAGCCACCGGTAACGCAGTGGCTGGCGGTCTTGAGATCAGCCATGGGCGCGCTCGCTCAAAGGAAGGTGAAGGAAGGTTCGCGGCCGAGCATGCCGCCGACGAGATCGGCAGTGCGGTTGGCCGGATCGTTGGCGACGTGGGCGCGGCCTGCGTGGAGATCGAGCCACGGCTGCAGGATCGGGCTCGACATGTAGATCGCCCTGCCGCCGAGCAGCTTGACCATGTCATCGACCAGATCTGCCATGCGCCGCACCACGCTCGCCGAATTGTAGGCGTAGAACGTGCGCTTCTCCATCGGGATGGACTCGCCGCGCTCGGCATGGGCCATGAGGTCCTCGAAGGTGAGGCGCAGGGTCTGCTCCATCTCGGTGACCTCGGCGTGGGCGCGGGCGATGGCCGCGTTCATGAAGGGATCGTCCTTTGATGCCTTGCCGGTATTGGTCGAGACGCGGCTCTGCGCGATCTCGACAGCGGCGTTGATTGCCGCGCGCGCGCCGCCGAAGGCCGCGGTCGAGACCGAGCGCATGAACACCTGCGCCCAGGGCAGGGTGTAGAGCGGGCCGGGTTGGTCTCTTGCCCCGGATTGGCGCAGAGGAAGCCGTCGATCGAGCGGTGCGTGCGGTGTTCGGGCACGAACACGTCGTCGACGATCACGTCATGGCTGCCGGTGCCCTGGAGGCCGAAGACATGCCAGGTGTCAGTATCGATGGTATAGTCCGCACGCGGCAGCAGGAATGCGCGCATGTCCGGCGCGCCGCCTGCCTCGCGCGGCGGGACCATCGCGCCCAGTACGACCCACTGGCAGTGGACCGATCCGGTGGAGAAGCTCCAGCGGCCCGACAGGCGATAGCCACCCTCGACCGGGGTGACCTTGCCAACGGGCTGGTAGGACGACGAGACCAGCGTCGAGCTATCCTCGCCCCAGACTTCGGCCTGCGCCTCTTCGTGGAACAGCGCGATTTCGTAAGGATGGCAGCCGACCACGCCGTACATCCAGCCGGTGGACATGCAGCCTTCGGCAAGCGCCCTCTGCACGTCGTAGAACACGTTGGGGTGCATTTCGTAGCCGCCCCAGCGCTTGGGCTGGAGGATGCGGAAGAAACCGGCTTCGTGGAATTCGGCAATGGATTTTGCCGGAACGTCGCGCCCGGCGACGCATTCAGCCGCGCGTTGGCGCAAGGCGGGGATCATGGCCCTTGCCCGGGCGACGAGCTCTTCGCCCGACGGGATCGAGCTTTCGAGCGAAATTGCAGCTGCGCTGGCCATGAGCGGCCTCTCCTCCGGTACGACTTTCGACTCACGCAATGCTTGACGTGGCAATGCATTCGTAAAAAGATATCGCAACAGATACGCAAATCGTCAATCAAAAAGCATATCAGCTTTTGATCTTGATAAAATTTCGGCTCGTTACACGTGAAGGACTAGCGGCGTTCACCTGCTGCCGGTGCACGGCTGCGATCTGCGGGGGTATGCTCCGGGGTGTCAGTTTCGTCGCAGGCGACTATCCTGATGATTCTTGCCGCACCAGCCAGAGCAGCGGCAACCGCTATCCTCATGACTTCAAGCCAACTTGCGTAAAAAATTTGGACAAGTTCTGCGATAAGTGTGACGGTAAAGATCAATAATAGGGCTGTTGCGCATGATTCGCAGCCTGGCATGGGGCAGAGAGGAAAGCGCTATGATGTCGCTTCAGGAAATCTCGGACAGGCTTGAAATCCAGGATCTCTTCGCGCGCTATTGCTTCGCGATCGACGAACGCGATTGGGACGCGCTTGACGGCGTATTCACGCCTGATGCGCGCATCGACTATTCCGAAACCGGGGGCGCCGCGGGGACCCTTGCGCAGATCAAGGCGTGGTTGCCGGTGGCGCTTGAGCGTTTCCCGATGTTCCAGCACATGGTGGCAACGACCAAGCTTGACCTTGACGGCGACGAAGCCAGAGCGCGCACAATCCTGTTCAATCCGATGGTTCATCGCAACACTGCTGGCGAGGAGCAGGTCTTCTTCATCGGCTTGTGGTATCGTGACAGGCTTGTCCGCACGCCCGATGGCTGGCGAATTGCCGAACGCCACGAGGACATGGGCTGGTCGCACAACGTGCCGCCGATGGCCGCCGTGCCCGAAATTCCTGATAACTGAGGAGTGTCTGCCGATGTTGCGCATTTCCGTGCCCACTGAGGTGGCTGGCGATCCGTATGGCTTTGCTGCGCGAACCCATGCGCGCGAAATCATGGCTGCGGCTGCCGGATTTTCCTCTGCGGTCTATCGCGAGACACGCCTTTCGATGCGCGAATTCGAGGCGGCGCGAATGCGCACGGCGCAGATCAACGGCTGCATGATCTGCCAGGACTTCCGCGCAGCCCGCGATGCCGAGCGCACGTTTTCGGTGGGCGGCGAGACACCCGAGCGACTGGTAACGGCAAATGGCCCGGCGCCTGACGAGGCATTCTATGCGGCGGTCGAGAACTGGCGGGAATCCGGGCTGTTTTCCGTGCGGGAACGGCTCGCCATCGCCTTTGCCGAGCGCTTCGGCACGGATCCGCAAGGGCTGGCCGCTGACGAGGATTTCTGGACCGGGATGCACGAGGTCTTCAGCGATAGCGAGATCGTCGATCTGGCACATTGCGTGGCGGCTTGGGTCGGCCTTGGCCGCGTGGCACATGTTCTGGGGTTTGACACGGTGTGTCTCGCTACAAATCCATCAAGCAAGGAATCGGCATGAGCGTGAGTGACGAGCGGCTGGGCGCACCAGGGACGGGCGTGGTGATTAGCGGTGGGGCATCGGGCATCGGCCTGGCCGCGGCCCATGCGCTGGCCGAAGTGGGACGACCGGTGGCGCTATGGGACATCAATGCCGATGGCGCAAAAGCTGCGGCGGCCGACATCGCCGCGCGATATGGCGTGGCGGCTGTGGGGCAGGCAGTAGACTTGCGCAATCCGCAAGCGGTTGCCCCTGCCGCAGCCGAGACGCGTGCTTCGCTTGGCAGCATTGGCGGTATCGTCCACGGGCAGGCACGGCGTTGCAAACCGGGATCGGCGGAGTCACGCCCGAAAACTTCGACGCTGGAATGGCCCTCCACGTGCGCGCGGTGATCGAACTGGTGCAGGCCTTCCGCGATGACCTGAAGGAGCATCCGGGTGGTGCGGTGGTGGCGATATCCTCGATCAACGCATGGTTTGGCAACGGGATGATCCCGATCTACACGGCGGCCAAGGGTGCGGTCATATCGCTGGTGCGATCCATGGCGGACGAGCTTGCACACGATGGCATCCGCATCAACGCGCTCAGCCCCGGCATGATCGACACGCCGATCCTTGGCGAGATGAGGGATGGGATGGCGCAGCTTTACGGACCGCGCATATTCCTCGGCAGGTTCGGCAAGCCGGAAGAAATCGCAATGACGATCCGCTTCCTCCTGTCTGATGAAGCAAGCTACATTACGGCGACTGAGATAGTGGTCGACGGTGGCATACGCCATTCGCAACGGCCCTGAAGGAGTTTTTGACACGATGCGTTCGGTAATCGTTACAGGGGGTTTCGGCGTGCTGGGGCGCGCGGTGGCGCAGGCGTTCCGCGATAATGGCGACAAGGTGGCGCGGATCGATTTCACGACTGCGGCGGCCGATGCAAACCCCGGCGGGCTCGACATCGGCGGG
Coding sequences within:
- a CDS encoding carboxymuconolactone decarboxylase family protein — encoded protein: MLRISVPTEVAGDPYGFAARTHAREIMAAAAGFSSAVYRETRLSMREFEAARMRTAQINGCMICQDFRAARDAERTFSVGGETPERLVTANGPAPDEAFYAAVENWRESGLFSVRERLAIAFAERFGTDPQGLAADEDFWTGMHEVFSDSEIVDLAHCVAAWVGLGRVAHVLGFDTVCLATNPSSKESA
- a CDS encoding acyl-CoA dehydrogenase family protein produces the protein MASAAAISLESSIPSGEELVARARAMIPALRQRAAECVAGRDVPAKSIAEFHEAGFFRILQPKRWGGYEMHPNVFYDVQRALAEGCMSTGWMYGVVGCHPYEIALFHEEAQAEVWGEDSSTLVSSSYQPVGKVTPVEGGYRLSGRWSFSTGSVHCQWVVLGAMVPPREAGGAPDMRAFLLPRADYTIDTDTWHVFGLQGTGSHDVIVDDVFVPEHRTHRSIDGFLCANPGQETNPARSTPCPGRRCSCARSRPRPSAARARQSTPLSRSRRAASRPIPARHQRTIPS
- a CDS encoding nuclear transport factor 2 family protein → MMSLQEISDRLEIQDLFARYCFAIDERDWDALDGVFTPDARIDYSETGGAAGTLAQIKAWLPVALERFPMFQHMVATTKLDLDGDEARARTILFNPMVHRNTAGEEQVFFIGLWYRDRLVRTPDGWRIAERHEDMGWSHNVPPMAAVPEIPDN